In Streptomyces sp. NBC_01381, the sequence GATACCCGGCATGCTCGACAGTGAAGGCAAGGCCGTGGACGACGAGAGGAACAGGGAGGAACTGCTTGGCTATGTCCGCAGGCATGAGCAGAGAATGAAGGCCCTCACCAGAAGACTTGATCATGATCGCAAGGCGGATCTCGACTCACAGTTCCGTGTCTTGCACATCTCCCCATTCCTTAAGTTCTGCCTGATCAACGGTGATCAATTGTTCGACGGTATCTACGACGAGGTTGTGAAGAAGCCTGCGGCAGATCGATCGGACCAACTCCTCGATCTCATGGGGTACCAAGCCTCGCTGACGCGCTGGCACACCGACGCCGGCTCCGCTGCGCGCGAGAAATGCGCGCAGCGCAAGGAGCTCTTCGAAACGCTGTGGGACGTCGCGCGGCCTTTCACGCCGCCTGCCTCCTGAACAGCGCCCCCGCCGCCGCGACCGAGGCGACGAGTATCCCCGCACACCAAGCCACCGCCACCCAAGGCGTAGCCCCCACAGGCTGGTTGAGGAGCAGGCCCCGGATCGACTCGATTACCTGCGTCACCGGCTGGTGGGTCGCGAACGGCTGGAGCCAGTTCGGCATGGTGTTCGTGGGGACGAAGGCGCTGCTCGGGTAGGGGAGGAAGCTCACGAAGAAGGTGAAGCCTCCTGCCGCTTCAGGGGACTTGGCCAGCAGGCCGACCGTTGCCGAGAGCCAGGACAGGGCCAGGATGAAGGCCAAGAGGACCGCGGTGGCCGCCAGCCAGCCTTGGGGTGTTGCCGAGGGGCGGAAGCCGATCGCGAAAGCCAGGGCCAGGACCAGCGTCATCGCGATCAGGTTGCGCGCCACCGAGGCCAGGACGTGGCCCGTGAGGATCTGCGTGCCGCCGATGTCCAGGGAGCGGAAGCGGTCGATGATGCCGCCCTTGAGGTCCTCCGTGACCGCGAACGCGGTTTTCGACGAGCCGAAGCCGGCGCAGAGCAGCAGGACTCCGGGGACCACATACGTCACGTACGCGGGTGTCCCCGTGTCGATCGCGCCGCCGAAGAAGTAGACGAAGATCAGGAGCAGCATCACCGGGAGCGCCACCGAGGTGATCAGGGCGTCCACGTTGCGGCGGCTGATGCGGATGGCCCGGCCGGTCATGATCAGGGCTTCAGACATGGGTCAGCCTTCTCGTCAGGGCTCGTGAGCGTCAGGAAAGCGTCGTCCAGCGTTGCCGTGGTGAGGGTGAATGTCGTGAACCGCGTGTAGTCCGGGTCCAGTTCGGAGAGGAGTTCTCGTACGTGGCGTGCCGTGCCGTCCGTCGGGAAGCCGAGCGTGAGGGTTTCGGGGGACTGGTGGGTGGCCCGGGTGGCCAGGCGGGTGTAGGCCGCTGGTGTGGTCAGCGTCGCGTCCAGGCGGTGGCCCGCCACGCGTGACTTCAGGGCCTCCGCCGTGCCCTGCGCCACGATGCGGCCCTCGTGCAACACCGCTATGTGGTCGGCGAGTTGGTCCGCCTCCTCCAGGTATTGGGTTGTGAGGAAGACCGTCTTGCCGCGCGTCGTCAGGTCGCGTACGACCCGCCACATCTCCTGGCGGCTGCGCGGGTCCAGGCCCGTCGTCGGCTCGTCCAGGAAGATGACCTCCGGGTCGCCCACCAGGCCCGCCGCCAGGTCGACGCGGCGGCGCATGCCTCCCGAGTACGTGCGCACCAGGCGGTCCGCCGCGTCCATGAGGCCGAAACGGTCCAGGAGTTCGGCGGCGCGGGCGCGGGCCGCCCGGCGTGGCAGGCCCGCGAGCCTCGCCATCATGCGCAGGTTCTCCGCGCCAGTCTGCGTCTCGTCGACCGCCGCGAACTGGCCGGTGAGGCTGATCGCGCGCCGCACCTCGGCGCGGTGCGTACGGATGTCGTGGCCCGCCACCCGTGCCGTGCCCGCGTCGGGGGCGGTGAGCGTGGTGAGGATGCGGACCGCTGTCGTCTTGCCGGCGCCGTTCGGGCCCAGGAGGGCGAAGACCGTGCCGGGGGCGACCTGGAGGTCCACGCCGCGGAGGACCGGGACGGTTCGGGTGCCTTTTCCGTATGACTTGGTCAGTCCGCTGGCCGTGATGGACGCGACTGGTGGCGGCATGAGGGCGAGCCCTTCTCTTCTGCGTAAGGCCTACGCAATACTGAGTAAGGGTTACGCAGAACTACGATGTGCGTCAAGCACGGCAGCTCAGGAGGAGGCGGCGGCGTATGGCGGAGGCGGCGGATGGTGCTGCGGGCGGTACGGGTCTTTCCCCCAGCCTCGAGACCGCCTGGGGGTTGCGCGAGCGGTCGCCCAAGGGGCCGAAGCCCGGCCTGACGCTGGACCGCATCGTCGACGCGGGGATCTCCATCGCGGCCGCTGACGGCATCGGCGCCGTCTCCATGGGGAAGGTCGCGAAGGCGCTCGGCGCCTCGCCCATGTCCCTCTACCGGTACGTCTCTTCCAGGGATGAGCTGTACGTCCTGATGCAGGACGCCGCCACGGGAGCGCCTCCCGCGATGCCGGCCGACGTCACGGGGTGGCGGGCCCGCCTGGAGTGGTGGGCGCGGGCTCAGCGCGAGGTGCTGCGGGGCAACCTCTGGCTCGTACGCGTCCCGGTCACTTCACCACCCGCGACACCGTGCCAGCTCGAGTGGATGGAGCAGGGGCTCGCCGCGCTCGACGACAGCGGCCTCGAGGAGGGCTGGAAGCTGTCGGTGCTCATGCTCGTGAGCGGCTTCGTGCGGAGCGATGTCGCGCTGATGGCCGATCTCGACGCGGGCATGCGGGAGCGGGGGCAGGATCCCGGCGAGGCGATGCGGCGGTACGCGCGGACCGTCGACGCCCTGACCTCGTCCGAACCCGAGCGCTTTCCCGCGCTGCGGAGGCTGCTGGGGGCGGGGGTTCTGGATGTGGCCGGCGCCGAGGGTGCGGAGTCTGACTTTGATTTCGAGTTTGGGATCGCGCGGGTCCTGGACGGGATTGCCGTGCTGGTGGACAACTCGTCGGGTTCTTAGGGCGGTTGGCCGGTCGACCAGCCGGCTCTCAGGCGTGCTCCGGTGAAAGCCCCGACCGCAGCTGGCCGAACGCCCGGTTCGCCGCCGCCACTGCGTCCGGCCATACCTCGTCCGCGCTCTCGCCCGCGTCGATCCGGCGCCAGTTCTCCATGGCGAGGATGCGTTGTACGGCGATGATCTGGCCGGCGGCGAGGCGTGCGGGGAGGGGAGTGCCGCCCAGGGCTTCGGCCAGGGAGTGCTCCGAGCGGTCCTGGTACTCGTAGAGGCGGGCGACCAGGGACGGTGTTCCGTAGAGCAGGCGGTGGAAGGCGAGTACCGCCGGGTGGTCGCAGAGGCCCGTCACCGGGTCGTGGCGTTCGAGGCCGTCGAGGAAGTGGCGCTGCAGGGCGTCCAGGGGGCTGCGCTTGGCGGGGCGGGTCGTGACGACTCTGGCCGCCTCGTCCTGGTGGTCGGCGAAACGGTGGAGGACGAGGTCCTCCTTGGTGGGGAAGTAGCGGAACAGGGTCGGCTTGGAGATGTCGGCCGCCGCGGCCACCTCCGCGACCGGGACCTTCTCGAAGCCCTTCTCCAGGAAGAGCGCGATCGCCGCCTCCGAGACCGCCTGGTACATCCGCTGCTTCTTGCGCTCCCGCAGGCCGGGGGTCCCGGGGGCTTCGGAGGGTCCGGGGGTCGCCTCTTCGTCCGTCATGGGGGCAGCCTAGCGCACACGTGATTCGCGGTTACGAATTTTACTGGGCGACAAATTTAACTCGGTTACATTATTCTCGTCGGCATGACGCCACGCGACGCCCCCCTCGACCGTGCCCTCGCCCAAGAACGCGGCTTCCACGACACCTGTCGCGCCGCCCTGACCGGCATGGTCGACGGGGCGGAGGAGCGGGTCGTCAGGGGAGCGGACGTCTCCGCGTCCGGCGCCGACGCCGAAGTCCTCGGCTACGAGTTCCGCAGCAACGCCAAAGCGATGCGCGAACTCCCCGAAGCGCCCCTCTTCTTCGGCCGCCTCGACTTCGCCGCCGCAGGCCCCGCAGCCGACGAGGCGGGCGATCACCGCGGGCAGAGCTATCACATCGGCCGCCTCCGCATCACCGAACACCCCTCCGCCCCACCCCTGGTGGTCGACTGGCGCGCACCCGTCTCGCGCGCCTTCTATCAGGCCGGAGCGCGCGACCCGCAGGGCGTCGCCGTCCGCCGCCGCTTCGGCTGGGCGCCCGGCAGCAAGGGCGAATCCGCCGACCTCACCGGCCTGGAGGACGAGCCGCTGGCCGGCAGCGGGCAGCACACCCCTGCCGGGCCGCCCGCGCAAAGCAGCCGCAGCAGCATCCTCACCGGCGAGATCGAGCGGCCCCGCGTCGGCCCCATGCGGGACATCGCCGCCACCATCCAGCCCGAGCAGGACGACCTCGTACGCGGTGAACTCGCCGCCTCTGTCTGCGTCCAGGGCGCGCCAGGCACCGGGAAGACCGCCGTCGGACTGCACCGCGCCGCGTATCTCCTCTACACCTACCCCCAGCGCGTGCAGCGCGCCGGACTCCTCATCCTCGGCCCCAACCGCACCTTCCTCCGCTACATCGCCGAGGTGCTCCCGTCCCTCGGCGAGACCGGCGTACGGCAGTCCACCGTCGCGGACGAGATCGCCCGCCCCACCGCCCCCGTCCGCGCCCGCGACAGCGAGGCCGCGGCCCGCGTCAAGCACGACGCCCGGATGGCCGCCGTCCTGCGGAGGGCCCTCTACGAGCGCG encodes:
- a CDS encoding TetR/AcrR family transcriptional regulator, whose amino-acid sequence is MTDEEATPGPSEAPGTPGLRERKKQRMYQAVSEAAIALFLEKGFEKVPVAEVAAAADISKPTLFRYFPTKEDLVLHRFADHQDEAARVVTTRPAKRSPLDALQRHFLDGLERHDPVTGLCDHPAVLAFHRLLYGTPSLVARLYEYQDRSEHSLAEALGGTPLPARLAAGQIIAVQRILAMENWRRIDAGESADEVWPDAVAAANRAFGQLRSGLSPEHA
- a CDS encoding TetR/AcrR family transcriptional regulator, giving the protein MAEAADGAAGGTGLSPSLETAWGLRERSPKGPKPGLTLDRIVDAGISIAAADGIGAVSMGKVAKALGASPMSLYRYVSSRDELYVLMQDAATGAPPAMPADVTGWRARLEWWARAQREVLRGNLWLVRVPVTSPPATPCQLEWMEQGLAALDDSGLEEGWKLSVLMLVSGFVRSDVALMADLDAGMRERGQDPGEAMRRYARTVDALTSSEPERFPALRRLLGAGVLDVAGAEGAESDFDFEFGIARVLDGIAVLVDNSSGS
- a CDS encoding ABC transporter ATP-binding protein, giving the protein MPPPVASITASGLTKSYGKGTRTVPVLRGVDLQVAPGTVFALLGPNGAGKTTAVRILTTLTAPDAGTARVAGHDIRTHRAEVRRAISLTGQFAAVDETQTGAENLRMMARLAGLPRRAARARAAELLDRFGLMDAADRLVRTYSGGMRRRVDLAAGLVGDPEVIFLDEPTTGLDPRSRQEMWRVVRDLTTRGKTVFLTTQYLEEADQLADHIAVLHEGRIVAQGTAEALKSRVAGHRLDATLTTPAAYTRLATRATHQSPETLTLGFPTDGTARHVRELLSELDPDYTRFTTFTLTTATLDDAFLTLTSPDEKADPCLKP
- a CDS encoding ATP/GTP-binding protein; translation: MTKALLLAIFGLGLVAQFVQPVGDALEGKAFLGGALLSLVGYVLYSEVQKLNAALRPAPKDVVRMLDLRTVFDEALRLPEVRIDAIGFTGETVVGQLSLALEDLPDGVRPDVKVRILVPDFTKPMEIPGMLDSEGKAVDDERNREELLGYVRRHEQRMKALTRRLDHDRKADLDSQFRVLHISPFLKFCLINGDQLFDGIYDEVVKKPAADRSDQLLDLMGYQASLTRWHTDAGSAAREKCAQRKELFETLWDVARPFTPPAS
- a CDS encoding ABC transporter permease, which codes for MSEALIMTGRAIRISRRNVDALITSVALPVMLLLIFVYFFGGAIDTGTPAYVTYVVPGVLLLCAGFGSSKTAFAVTEDLKGGIIDRFRSLDIGGTQILTGHVLASVARNLIAMTLVLALAFAIGFRPSATPQGWLAATAVLLAFILALSWLSATVGLLAKSPEAAGGFTFFVSFLPYPSSAFVPTNTMPNWLQPFATHQPVTQVIESIRGLLLNQPVGATPWVAVAWCAGILVASVAAAGALFRRQAA